GATATTTCAGTCAATTCATATATTGAGGAAGATTTTTCCCATGTAAATGCCGGAGTGGTCGGAAGCGACGGAACCGTTTCCTCCGGCAGCAACTCTGTTGCCGAGGCCATAAACGATTTGACCGGTAGCTCCGTATCAATTGGTGAGGGGAGCAGCGCCCAGAGCGCAACCCTGACGGAATTTATGGCGGCTATAGTATCTGAGGTCGGGGCTGCAGCATCAAAAGCGGATACTCAGGTGGCCTGTGATACTGCCGCTGCCGAGCTTTATGCCGAGCAGCAGGAATCTGTCAGCGGGGTTAATATTGATGAAGAACTGATAAATCTGACCATTTACCAGCAGCGGTACCAGGCTGCCTGTCAGATTATCTCGGTTACGCAAGAAATGTTCGAGACCGTTCTGGGCATCATGTAAGGAGGCCTGCTATGAGAATAAGCACTTCGCAGATTTACTCGCAGACCATGAACAGCGTCTCTAAATCGTTAAATGATTACATGGATGTCAACTCTTGGGTCTCCACCCAGAAGGAAATCAACGCTCCCTCCGACGACCCGGCAGGAATGGCCAATGTCGTCAACCTGCGAGGCTACGATGCAGCCCTTGAGCAATACTACAATAATGCCGAGATGGCCGGTGAATATCTGGGTAGTGCTGACGGATTGCTGATTAAAGCCAGTACAACCATGTCCTCTGTGCTGGAGCAGATAGAGCAGGCGTCTACCGGGACCTATACTGATGCCCAGTCGCAGTCCATTTCCGTAGAAATTCAGGGTTACCTTGATTCCCTGCTGGCTATAGCCAATTCAAAAATGGGCAGTGATTACCTGTTTTCAGGAGAGGCCACCGACACTTCACCTTATGACTATATTCCCGGAGTTACTGTGACCGGAGATTCCCCGGCTAAAAGTGATTTCGGAGAAATCAGCGGCGAACTGGATGATCCTGTCATTGTGCAATTCACTTCCGATGGAACCATCGGCACGGACACTGTCTCATATACCTATTCGCTGGACGGGGGGCGTACATGGTTGACCGGCTCTCTGACAACAACTGATCTGACCCTTGAACTGGGTGATGTCTCCGTTGAAATGAATACCGGGACAGCTGTGACCGCGTGGGACGAAAATGATGATACCGGCAGCAGCTTTGTTGTTCGGAATTCTGCTGTATACAACGGTTCAGATGCAGCCATGTCCGTGAATATATCTGAGGGGACGGAAATCGATATGACCACAGTAGGCAGCGATATTTTTGGCGGTGTGGATGGTGGTACCGGAACTGCCTATTCTGATCCCAATCTATTTGAATCCATAAGTGACGCCGTAGCTTACGCGTGGATAGGCAATGAGGATGCAGTGGCAGATACGCTGGTTGCTGTAAATGAAGCCTATAAAGAAATGACCAATATGATGGCCGATGTCGGGGCCCGTGAAGAAAAGACTGAATTTATCAGTACAAGTCTCAGTTATACCCGGGAAAGGGTCAGTGATGCTATCAGCAACGAGGAAGATGCGGACAGCGCGGCCCTGACAATTGAGCTGAGCAAGGCCGAATATATTTATCAGGCCGTTCTCAGTTCAACTTCAGATGTGATCGGAATGAGCATACTGGATTATTTATAGGAGAACAGTCATGGCAATGTCAGTTTCAACAAGCACATATACTTCCACCTCCACTTCCGGCGGTTTTACTATCAACGGGCTTGGTAACGGCACGGACTGGACCGATCTTATTCAGTCATGTGTAGAAGCGGAAAGCTACGAACTTGAGCAGTACGAGGCAGATCTCGAGGAGGCTGAAACCATTTGCAGCCTTCTAGAGGCTCTGGACGATGAACTGGTTGATCTGGCCGGTACCCTGCAAAGCTATGACGAGATGGATGAGTTCCTTTCCTATTCCGTTGCAACCACCGGAGACGGGGAAGTGGCAGCATCCATTGAAGACGGGGCTGGAGAAGGCACTTACAATGTGGTCGTCAATCAACTGGCCAAAAAGGATATCTGGATTTCCGAGGAGCTGGTTTACTCTTCGGCTGATGAGGAGATAATCTCCTCAAACTCTTCCATCACCATGACCTACTCAGGAGAAGACATCACCCTGAATGTCACTGCCGGAACCTCGCTGCAGGATCTTGTGGACCAGATTAACAGAGATCCCGATTGTGATGACAAGATTTCAGCGGCTGTGATCAGTGACGGCACCAGTTACTACCTCAAGCTTAGCGGGGAAGATACCGGTGCGGATAATAACTTAGTACTGACTGATCTGGCCGCGATTGACGGCTACGCTGCGGATTCTTTTACCAATACGCAGGCTGCGCAGAATGCCCAGCTTAAAGTGGACGGCTTTCCATCCGGAGCTGACGAGTGGATAGAATCAGGCTCCAACACCGTTGACGATGTTATCGACAGCATGAGCCTAACCCTCAATGCCGTGACCGATTCCAACGGAATTGATATCGGTGTCTCTTATGATACTGATGCCATGGTTGAAACAATTGAGGATTTTGTCACTGAGGTAAATCAGGTCCTTTATGATTTATTGGATGTTACCGGAGCTCTTGCCGATGCAGACGACGAAGATGACGATAGTGTATATATCAAGGATGCAACTCTTGATCTCGTATACAGCTCCATAAAAAATGCCCTGACTTCCGCCGGGCTCGGTTTCCTTTACTACAATAGTGAAACTGAAGAGGGCGACCCGTTTTCCTCCCTTTCATCTGTGGGTATTACTACCGACAGTACAGAAGGTTCTGATACTTTCGGACAGCTTGAAATTGATTATGATGAATTGGAAGAGGCCCTTGCCGAAGATCCGGAAGCAGTCGCCCTGCTTTTTGCCGCATCGGGGGAGGCGGAGACTGACAGTTCCGACCTGCGTGTGATTTCTACCATTCCCGGCCTCACGGGGGCAGGAGATTTTGATGTGCAGTACACTGTTTCAGGCGGGACTATTACGTCAGCAACCATAGACGGTGTGGATATGTATATTGAAGGCAATACCATACTGGCCGGAAGCGACAGTAACGCCAACGGACTTTATATGGAAATCTCGGATCTGGCTGATGGTACGTATTCCAGCACAGTGACCGTAAAGCAGGGGAAGATCGGGCAGCTTGCGGATCTGTGCGAAGCGTTGACCGATGTTTCAACCGGCAGTATCCCGCTATTGATGGCAAGCTATGAAAACCTCACTTCAAAGCTTGAAGGTGAAATTTATGACGAAGAAGAAAGGATAGATGCTTATCAGACTCGACTGGAGGAAAAATATTCTGCTTTGGATACCATGTTGTCCTATTATTCCAACCTTGGAGATCAGCTGGATAGCACGGTTTCTTCCTTAAGTTCTGATTAGCAGCCTGTCTGGCTTATTTTGACCCGTAAGCAGGCAATCTAAGGCGGAAGTTTTATTGATGTGACCTGATAGTTATATTATCTTCAGGGCCGAATGTTTTATTTGTTTTGCGTAACAGTTACGCAAAGTGTCTATTCGAAGCATTATATTGTGATCTGATCCGGCTTGCTTAAGGACGAAAATTGAAAATGATTATCGGCAAATACTTGAGCGATTTCGGATTTGAACCGTGCTTTTTGTAAATGTTCAAGATTCTTGTTAAAAATAGCTGTTTTGTGTAAAATGAAAATTAATCGCTAGCGTAAGTTAGTAATTTTAATGGTTTGAAGCCCATTTTAGGCCGTTTTTTGAGGTGGAAAAAGTCGAAAAAAAGTCCAAATTCAGTCGCCAGCGTTTTTGCCCTTCTTAGCCCGCATGGTTAAAGGGCTCCCAGAGGGTGCTGTCTAAATGGGCTTCGTCAATTGAGGCATTAAGACTTATTATCTTCTTTCCTCTTAAACTGGTACAATACTGTCTAAATGGGCTTCGTCAATTGAGGCATTAAGACATCTTCGGCATCCGCCCCCTCTGTGTAAGGATTAATGGTCTAAATGGGCTTCGCCAATTGAGGCATTAAGACAAGTTCATCTGTTGATTCGAAGATTTGTTTTGTGTCTAAATGGGCTTCGCCAATTGAGGCATTCAAAACAAGCTTTGCCTAATTGCGGAGCTTGTTTTTCTCTTTGTAACTTCCTGTATCTATTGCGATATGTTTTTAGAGGGTATACAGTATTTATCTCTTGATAAAGTCTACCCGCAGGAAGGTTCGCATGCATATCCCCGTTCGCCAGTTTCGTTTTTCCTTTACTCTTACCAGTGCAGTGGAATGCCCCGTTTATCATGGCAATGCTGTGCGCGGGCTTATTCTTGCTGCCTTGTTTGGGGAATATGCAGATCCTAAAGATAGTGCGCATAACTTACCTATTGGAATGGTTCCTGTTGTTTGCGAATTTGGCCGTATGCGTATGGTGGCGGGGGAGATCTATACCTTCGGCATCAACTGCGTGGGGGATAATGCTGATGAGTTGGCAGAACGTATGGCTGTGTGGGCTGACAGACTTGCCGAGATAGGGCGACGCAGCCTTGATTACTGGGGCGAGAACCTTCCCATATTTGGTGGAAATTTCACTGAGATTACAATGAGCGAACTGGCAGTTGCCCCTGCTTGTAATGGTATCGGGGAATTGCAATCCGGAATACAGAGTGGAGATGTTACACTCCAGTTCGTATCTCCTTTAAAAATGCGCAGCCCCGATGAATTCAGCAGGCAGTTCCCTTTGCAGGGGAACCGTTGCTTTGTTGTGCAGCATTTTTTCAAGCAGCTTTGGAGCAATATTAATAAAGTTACCCCGCTTAAGTCTTTCGAAGAGTTTGCTGCTCTGGATGGAGTTGAGATAACGCACAAGTATTTTGTAAAGATCGAGGTCCCTTTGTGGGGCAACCACAAAGCTCCAAGCAGCAAGACTAAGCGGAAGATGCTTCAAGGAATGCAGGGCGATGTCGCCTTCAGCAATGTGCCGGAAGAATGGCGAATCCTGCTCTGGTATGGGCAGTATGTCCATGTGGGCGGCAATAAGGCATACGGCTGCGGGCGGTATGTTTTGCATGGAGTTGAAAATCCGGTGTTTGAATTGCGGTCTGAAATTTTGTAGGGTGGGGGTACCAATTGAGGCATTAAGACCCAGTGCCACCTGATCCACCAGTTAGTCCATGAGGTTAAATGGGCTTCGCCAATTGAGGCATTAAG
Above is a genomic segment from Maridesulfovibrio sp. containing:
- a CDS encoding flagellin, with product MRISTSQIYSQTMNSVSKSLNDYMDVNSWVSTQKEINAPSDDPAGMANVVNLRGYDAALEQYYNNAEMAGEYLGSADGLLIKASTTMSSVLEQIEQASTGTYTDAQSQSISVEIQGYLDSLLAIANSKMGSDYLFSGEATDTSPYDYIPGVTVTGDSPAKSDFGEISGELDDPVIVQFTSDGTIGTDTVSYTYSLDGGRTWLTGSLTTTDLTLELGDVSVEMNTGTAVTAWDENDDTGSSFVVRNSAVYNGSDAAMSVNISEGTEIDMTTVGSDIFGGVDGGTGTAYSDPNLFESISDAVAYAWIGNEDAVADTLVAVNEAYKEMTNMMADVGAREEKTEFISTSLSYTRERVSDAISNEEDADSAALTIELSKAEYIYQAVLSSTSDVIGMSILDYL
- the fliD gene encoding flagellar filament capping protein FliD, coding for MAMSVSTSTYTSTSTSGGFTINGLGNGTDWTDLIQSCVEAESYELEQYEADLEEAETICSLLEALDDELVDLAGTLQSYDEMDEFLSYSVATTGDGEVAASIEDGAGEGTYNVVVNQLAKKDIWISEELVYSSADEEIISSNSSITMTYSGEDITLNVTAGTSLQDLVDQINRDPDCDDKISAAVISDGTSYYLKLSGEDTGADNNLVLTDLAAIDGYAADSFTNTQAAQNAQLKVDGFPSGADEWIESGSNTVDDVIDSMSLTLNAVTDSNGIDIGVSYDTDAMVETIEDFVTEVNQVLYDLLDVTGALADADDEDDDSVYIKDATLDLVYSSIKNALTSAGLGFLYYNSETEEGDPFSSLSSVGITTDSTEGSDTFGQLEIDYDELEEALAEDPEAVALLFAASGEAETDSSDLRVISTIPGLTGAGDFDVQYTVSGGTITSATIDGVDMYIEGNTILAGSDSNANGLYMEISDLADGTYSSTVTVKQGKIGQLADLCEALTDVSTGSIPLLMASYENLTSKLEGEIYDEEERIDAYQTRLEEKYSALDTMLSYYSNLGDQLDSTVSSLSSD
- the cas6 gene encoding CRISPR system precrRNA processing endoribonuclease RAMP protein Cas6, with protein sequence MHIPVRQFRFSFTLTSAVECPVYHGNAVRGLILAALFGEYADPKDSAHNLPIGMVPVVCEFGRMRMVAGEIYTFGINCVGDNADELAERMAVWADRLAEIGRRSLDYWGENLPIFGGNFTEITMSELAVAPACNGIGELQSGIQSGDVTLQFVSPLKMRSPDEFSRQFPLQGNRCFVVQHFFKQLWSNINKVTPLKSFEEFAALDGVEITHKYFVKIEVPLWGNHKAPSSKTKRKMLQGMQGDVAFSNVPEEWRILLWYGQYVHVGGNKAYGCGRYVLHGVENPVFELRSEIL